The genome window GGTGTATAGAAAATACCGTTTTTACTTAGATGATGAAGCTTTTAATGAGCTTTTTAAAAGACTTACCATGCTTTTAAAAGATGAGAGCTTTAACGCGCTTTTAGTGGGTAAAAAGCTACTAAAAGAGCAAATCATCACTTATAAAGGTGAACAAAAACAGCTTGATATGCTTGCACTTGATGATAATGAAGCTATCATTATAGACTATAAAACAGGCTTAAATTTAAACGAGCATAAAAAGCAAGTTTTGCTTTACAAAGAAGCTATAGAAAAAATCTTGGCCAAGATTTCTACTAAGGCTTTTTTAGTGTATGTTTTAAAAGATAAAGTGGAGATAGTGGAAATTTAGCACATTATGCGAATATGAGCTTTATTGTTTATGGTATATTGGCTTATAAATTTTTGTTTTTAACTTCATCATTGCAATTTCAATGCGATATTATAATATTGTATTGTGTTTTATAGCAGAAAATTAAACTTTAAATATTCTTAAATTAAGTATTAATTAAGCTAAAATAATTATAATCTCATTTTAAAAAAAATTTTTGGCAAAGGTAAGATGATGACAAAGATAACAAAGCCAAACGAAGTAAAACGCGAATGGATCGTTTTAGACGCTGAAGGAAAGCGTTTTGGTCGTCTTTTAACAGAAGTAGCGACTATTTTAAGAGGTAAAAATAAACCTTGCTATACTCCAAATGTTGATTGTGGAGATTATGTAATCATTATCAATGCTTCTAAAGCAGTTTTCACAGGTGCAAATAAAGCAGAAGATAAATTATACCACAGACATTCAGGGTATTTTGGAAGCGTTAAAAGTGAAAAATTTGGTGATTTACTAGAAAAAAATCCAGTTAAATTATATAAATTAGCAGTTCGTGGTATGCTACCTAAAACAAACCTAGGTAGAGCTATGCTTAAAAAACTAAAAATTTATGCAGGTAGCGAACATCCTCATACTGCTCAAATTGCTAATAAAGGAAAATAATCATGGCAACAACATACGCAACAGGTAAAAGAAAAACCGCTGTAGCTAAAGTTTGGGTAAAAGCTGGTAGTGGTAAAATCATCGTTAATGGTATGGATTTAAACACTTGGCTTGGCGGACATGAAGCTATAAAATTAAAAGTAGTTCAGCCTTTATTAGTAACTAAACAAGAAACTTCTATGGATATTAAAGCGA of Campylobacter sp. 2014D-0216 contains these proteins:
- the rplM gene encoding 50S ribosomal protein L13, yielding MTKITKPNEVKREWIVLDAEGKRFGRLLTEVATILRGKNKPCYTPNVDCGDYVIIINASKAVFTGANKAEDKLYHRHSGYFGSVKSEKFGDLLEKNPVKLYKLAVRGMLPKTNLGRAMLKKLKIYAGSEHPHTAQIANKGK